One genomic segment of Sediminispirochaeta bajacaliforniensis DSM 16054 includes these proteins:
- the phoU gene encoding phosphate signaling complex protein PhoU — protein MDHNTLRQHYSDEMRANDREILKMGAFVEEAVRKSMQCMLDQDINLADKVIRDDEIINNLELKIQDTLTLLIATEQPVAGDLRHVITSLKIVTQLERMGDHAVHIAKAAKKLAEQHYIKDLIDLPKMAEYGIEMLHEVLTAFAENDQDKAIAVAKIDDRIDSLHNQIWRELLTYMMSDVKNIDQATTLLFVSRWLERFGDHATNISEWVVYDCTGKHIELNM, from the coding sequence ATGGATCATAATACGCTGCGACAGCATTATAGCGATGAGATGAGGGCCAACGACAGAGAGATTCTGAAGATGGGGGCCTTTGTGGAAGAGGCGGTAAGAAAATCGATGCAGTGCATGCTCGATCAGGATATCAACCTGGCGGATAAGGTTATCCGCGATGATGAGATTATCAACAATCTTGAGTTGAAAATTCAGGATACCTTGACCCTGCTCATTGCAACAGAACAGCCGGTGGCAGGGGACCTGCGTCATGTCATCACCAGTTTGAAGATCGTCACCCAGCTGGAAAGGATGGGTGACCATGCGGTACATATTGCAAAGGCGGCGAAAAAACTTGCGGAGCAGCACTATATCAAGGATCTAATAGACCTCCCAAAGATGGCCGAATACGGCATCGAGATGCTCCATGAGGTGCTGACCGCATTTGCGGAAAACGACCAGGATAAAGCAATCGCTGTTGCCAAGATAGACGACAGAATAGACAGCCTTCACAATCAGATATGGAGGGAACTTCTGACCTACATGATGAGCGATGTAAAGAACATCGATCAGGCTACAACGCTTCTCTTTGTATCACGTTGGCTCGAGCGTTTTGGGGACCACGCCACAAACATCAGTGAATGGGTGGTTTATGACTGTACCGGAAAGCATATCGAACTAAATATGTAA
- a CDS encoding response regulator has product MAHETILVVDDEHDILELLKYNLEREGYSVITVETGEAAAATAAAKQPDLIILDLMLPGIDGVEVCKRIRSRDEVKDIPIIMLTAKSEDSDVISGLEVGADDYMTKPFSPKVLVARIRALLRRKQLKEFPPREEPVITIHDIVIDTIRHEVKCSDVSLDLSVTEFSILEFLARNPGWVFSRSQIIGAVKGEDYPVTERSVDVQILGLRKKLKAKGDYIETVRGVGYRMKERV; this is encoded by the coding sequence GTGGCACACGAAACTATTCTTGTCGTTGACGACGAACACGATATTCTTGAACTATTGAAATACAACCTTGAGAGGGAGGGATACTCGGTCATCACCGTTGAAACAGGTGAGGCTGCGGCCGCAACAGCGGCTGCAAAACAACCGGATCTCATTATTCTTGACCTTATGCTTCCCGGTATAGACGGGGTCGAGGTTTGTAAGCGTATCCGCTCACGGGATGAGGTCAAGGATATACCGATTATCATGCTTACCGCAAAGAGCGAGGATTCCGACGTGATCAGCGGCCTTGAGGTGGGCGCCGATGATTATATGACAAAGCCCTTCAGTCCGAAGGTTCTGGTGGCAAGGATACGGGCACTGCTTCGCCGCAAACAGCTGAAAGAGTTTCCCCCGAGAGAGGAACCGGTCATCACAATCCACGATATCGTCATCGATACGATACGGCATGAGGTGAAATGTTCCGACGTCTCATTGGATCTCAGCGTCACGGAGTTCTCAATATTGGAATTCCTCGCTCGAAATCCGGGTTGGGTCTTCAGCCGAAGTCAGATCATAGGGGCCGTGAAGGGTGAGGACTATCCGGTAACCGAACGATCGGTGGATGTGCAGATTCTCGGTTTAAGAAAAAAACTCAAAGCTAAAGGTGACTACATCGAGACGGTCAGGGGTGTGGGTTACCGAATGAAGGAGCGGGTGTAA
- a CDS encoding ATP-binding protein: protein MVLSKRRPVLSYMFPPLVLLFLLLAVSVAFFSFRNFRQLIFKEQYHRLKTAGELLLAALPFENGELEAKAKEITRKIGPASPFRVTFIKPNGFVFADSHEDPLVMENHAHRVEIRQAIRGEASFSLRKSPTLAISMLYYAFPIDDASGKVIAVLRLSLPEANVKKLLAAAALSITIITALLLGLAVAAMVAVSRKITVPLAAISKSASAYARFDFSQPIHVDGPAEIVTTADALQKMAQALTSRIDEVTRQKQELEAVLTGMNEAVIVLDRNLVITEINPAAARLVSSSYDPVIGKSLIQVMRNTELNTFAQEALVARGVRQCSLVIPGEAKEIHLQVNASTIEAVTADKNSRYPQQRLILVMNDITTLKQLERMRKEFVANVSHELKTPITSIKGFVETLLDGAIDDRENAFRFLTIVQNQTTRLGNIIDDLLTLSRLEQNDEESGIGMEIIPLCHPVNEAISICQGRADEKSIDIHVECDRELEILGNGHLIEQAVVNLVDNAVKYCPEGSVVLVRCEREEDRRILLEVQDNGPGIPEADQERIFERFYRVEKARSRDMGGTGLGLAIVKHIMLLHGGTVALESSRGEGASFLLRFPALPS from the coding sequence ATGGTACTTTCAAAAAGACGTCCTGTTCTCAGTTACATGTTCCCTCCCCTTGTGCTTCTCTTCCTGCTGCTTGCCGTATCCGTAGCCTTCTTCTCTTTCAGGAATTTCAGGCAGCTGATCTTTAAAGAACAGTATCATCGTCTGAAAACTGCAGGAGAGCTTCTACTTGCTGCCCTCCCTTTCGAAAACGGAGAACTGGAGGCGAAAGCCAAGGAGATAACCCGAAAGATCGGTCCGGCCAGCCCTTTCCGGGTAACCTTCATCAAGCCCAACGGTTTCGTCTTCGCTGATAGCCATGAAGACCCTTTGGTGATGGAAAATCATGCACACCGAGTGGAAATTCGGCAAGCGATACGGGGAGAGGCCTCGTTCAGCCTAAGGAAAAGCCCCACCCTTGCAATTTCCATGCTTTACTATGCCTTTCCCATCGATGATGCGTCAGGGAAGGTCATTGCGGTCCTTCGTCTGAGCCTCCCGGAAGCAAATGTCAAAAAGCTGCTTGCCGCAGCGGCCCTCTCGATAACGATCATCACCGCCCTGCTTTTAGGGCTCGCCGTTGCAGCCATGGTGGCCGTATCGCGAAAAATTACCGTACCTCTTGCAGCCATATCCAAAAGTGCTTCTGCATACGCCCGGTTCGATTTTTCTCAGCCGATTCATGTCGACGGCCCTGCCGAAATCGTCACCACGGCAGACGCCTTGCAAAAAATGGCGCAGGCTCTGACAAGCAGAATCGACGAGGTAACACGCCAAAAGCAGGAGCTGGAAGCGGTACTGACCGGCATGAACGAAGCGGTCATCGTACTCGACCGTAACCTGGTCATCACCGAGATCAACCCTGCTGCGGCACGGCTTGTGAGCAGTTCTTACGATCCGGTTATCGGTAAAAGTCTCATTCAGGTTATGAGAAACACAGAACTCAATACCTTTGCGCAGGAAGCCCTTGTCGCACGTGGGGTTCGTCAATGTTCCCTTGTCATTCCGGGCGAAGCAAAGGAGATTCACCTTCAGGTCAACGCATCAACAATAGAGGCTGTTACGGCTGATAAGAATAGCCGCTACCCGCAGCAACGCCTTATCCTGGTGATGAACGATATCACCACCTTAAAACAGCTTGAACGAATGCGGAAAGAGTTCGTCGCCAATGTTTCCCATGAGCTGAAGACGCCGATTACCTCCATCAAGGGCTTTGTCGAAACCCTCCTCGACGGAGCCATAGACGATAGGGAAAATGCTTTTCGATTCCTTACCATCGTACAGAATCAGACAACGAGGTTGGGAAATATCATTGACGACCTTTTAACCCTGAGCCGTCTTGAACAGAATGATGAAGAGTCGGGGATAGGTATGGAAATAATCCCCCTCTGCCATCCGGTAAACGAAGCCATTTCCATTTGCCAAGGCAGGGCCGACGAAAAATCAATCGATATTCATGTGGAATGTGACCGCGAGCTGGAAATTCTCGGCAACGGACACCTCATAGAACAGGCTGTGGTCAACCTCGTGGATAATGCCGTCAAATACTGTCCGGAAGGCAGTGTGGTGCTGGTTCGCTGCGAGAGAGAAGAGGATAGGCGCATATTATTAGAGGTCCAGGACAACGGTCCCGGTATCCCCGAAGCGGATCAGGAACGGATCTTCGAACGATTTTACCGTGTGGAAAAGGCTCGTAGCCGAGACATGGGAGGAACAGGATTGGGGCTTGCCATTGTGAAACACATCATGCTGCTCCACGGCGGAACCGTGGCACTGGAAAGCAGCAGGGGAGAGGGTGCCAGTTTCCTACTTCGCTTCCCCGCCCTGCCCTCTTGA
- a CDS encoding thiamine ABC transporter substrate-binding protein → MKRYLPLLLAVIGVIFIATIMVGRTKPETDGITVYTYDSFISEWGPGPEIAKQFTEQSGITVNYVAPGDAGQTLQRLINEKEASVADVAIGIDNNLFPKAEEEGIFRSYTSPELKKVDSSLRFEDDLLTPYDYSDFAFIWDSQALENPPQSFADLTDPRFKEKIIIMDPRTSTPGLGLLLWSEKIYGDKLFDFWKAFAPNILTVSSSWDTGYGLFTSGEAPLVISYTTSPPYHLEYEGTERYKALIFPEGHYMQIEGAGVVAGTKHRKAAEAFIDFLISEDAQAVIPLTNWMYPVREGTPLPDSFRLAPKPDKQLQINPAPDGKTVDTLIELWTKALLQ, encoded by the coding sequence ATGAAACGTTACCTTCCCCTCCTTCTTGCTGTGATCGGCGTGATTTTCATCGCAACGATCATGGTAGGAAGAACCAAACCAGAAACAGACGGGATTACCGTCTATACCTACGACAGTTTTATTTCCGAATGGGGTCCAGGTCCGGAGATCGCAAAACAATTTACCGAACAAAGCGGTATTACGGTAAACTATGTCGCACCGGGAGACGCGGGCCAGACCCTCCAGCGGCTTATCAACGAAAAAGAGGCCTCCGTTGCCGATGTGGCGATCGGTATCGACAACAACCTCTTTCCTAAGGCTGAAGAAGAGGGGATCTTTCGATCCTACACATCGCCGGAACTTAAAAAGGTCGATTCTTCTCTCAGATTCGAAGACGACCTCCTGACCCCCTACGATTACAGCGACTTTGCCTTCATTTGGGATAGCCAGGCCCTTGAAAATCCTCCCCAGAGTTTTGCCGATCTTACCGACCCGCGGTTTAAGGAAAAAATCATCATCATGGACCCCAGAACCAGCACCCCCGGCCTGGGACTTCTGCTGTGGAGCGAAAAAATCTACGGCGACAAGCTTTTCGACTTTTGGAAGGCCTTTGCCCCGAATATCCTTACAGTCAGCTCCAGCTGGGACACCGGTTACGGCCTCTTCACCAGCGGCGAGGCTCCTCTGGTGATCAGCTATACCACCAGCCCCCCCTATCATCTCGAATATGAAGGCACGGAACGATACAAGGCCCTTATTTTTCCCGAAGGTCACTATATGCAAATCGAAGGGGCCGGTGTGGTGGCAGGCACAAAGCATAGAAAGGCGGCCGAGGCCTTCATCGACTTCTTAATCTCCGAAGATGCACAGGCAGTGATCCCTTTGACGAACTGGATGTATCCGGTGAGAGAAGGGACCCCACTTCCCGATTCCTTCCGCCTTGCCCCCAAACCCGATAAGCAGCTGCAGATCAACCCTGCTCCGGACGGCAAAACCGTCGATACACTGATTGAGCTCTGGACCAAGGCCTTGCTGCAATGA
- a CDS encoding ABC transporter permease, which translates to MNNDSRNRSISGGVALAALPGLIFLFLFFFIPLLTILSGAFINEAGEISLLPLLASVRDENLLRILGFTFLQAFLSSLIALAMGLPGAYFIARCDFPGKKILRSLSVVPFVIPPILVVLGFVTIFGNNGIINRFLMQLTGSGTPPLKILYSLKGILLAHGFYNFPVVLRIVASHWEAIPEKQEQAAQLLGAKRSAVFRTITLPQLMPAVVSSMLLVFLFCFSSFAVVMVLGGGPKTTTIEVEIFRLARINLDLQAAGRVALIAACLTLLPLLLNFGTESRFTGIGASDRDHRIVRGRNPKVRLLGAVYGLAMVILVIGPLLGVVASGFLEVEGPLAAPRFSLRWFAGIFAVSGPDTFSITAARSIAGSLLLSGLTLLITIPTATLFALATVRSGGKRAKLFELTASLPMSISTVILGSGYLAISVAYPMLTSVPLFIAGAHSVIAFPFVYRSIVTALAKIDGSYRRAAISLGARPAKAFADIELPMLESSLFSAAAFAFALSVGEMNATLTLSGGSFPTLPITIYRLIGSYQFHRASALGTVLIVLCAVAFLLLDRSTRKKKEM; encoded by the coding sequence ATGAATAACGATTCCCGAAACAGGAGCATAAGCGGCGGTGTTGCTTTGGCAGCGCTGCCGGGGCTTATCTTTCTATTCCTGTTTTTTTTCATTCCCCTGCTCACCATTCTTTCCGGTGCCTTTATCAATGAGGCGGGGGAGATCTCCCTCCTACCGCTTCTCGCTAGCGTACGGGACGAAAATCTGCTGAGGATCCTCGGATTCACCTTTCTTCAGGCCTTCTTGAGTTCCCTTATCGCCCTTGCCATGGGGCTTCCCGGCGCCTATTTTATTGCCCGGTGCGATTTTCCCGGAAAAAAGATTCTCAGGTCCCTGAGTGTCGTCCCCTTTGTCATCCCACCGATACTGGTCGTACTCGGCTTCGTGACGATTTTCGGCAACAACGGGATTATAAATCGTTTTCTGATGCAGCTTACCGGTAGCGGTACACCGCCGCTGAAAATCTTGTACTCGCTGAAAGGAATACTTCTGGCCCACGGTTTTTACAATTTCCCCGTCGTACTTCGAATCGTAGCCTCTCACTGGGAGGCAATCCCCGAAAAGCAGGAGCAGGCTGCACAGCTTCTGGGAGCAAAACGCTCGGCAGTCTTTAGGACCATCACCCTGCCCCAGCTGATGCCTGCAGTTGTTTCAAGTATGCTTTTGGTCTTCCTATTTTGCTTTTCAAGTTTTGCAGTCGTCATGGTACTGGGCGGCGGCCCGAAAACAACGACAATCGAAGTGGAAATCTTCCGCCTTGCCAGAATCAATCTGGATCTACAGGCAGCAGGGAGAGTGGCGCTCATTGCAGCATGCCTTACGCTCCTTCCTCTTTTACTAAATTTTGGAACGGAAAGCAGGTTCACAGGCATAGGAGCATCCGATCGGGATCATCGCATTGTTCGGGGCAGGAATCCTAAGGTCAGGCTTTTGGGTGCGGTATACGGACTTGCAATGGTTATTCTTGTTATAGGACCACTTCTCGGGGTAGTTGCCAGCGGATTTCTCGAGGTGGAAGGTCCCCTTGCTGCGCCCCGCTTCTCACTCCGCTGGTTCGCCGGAATCTTCGCCGTCTCCGGACCGGACACCTTCTCGATAACTGCAGCGAGGTCTATTGCCGGTTCTCTTCTTCTTTCGGGACTTACCCTGCTTATCACGATACCGACGGCCACCCTCTTTGCCCTGGCCACGGTTCGTTCGGGAGGAAAACGGGCAAAGTTGTTTGAGCTGACGGCAAGCCTTCCCATGAGCATTTCCACCGTCATCCTCGGAAGTGGATATCTCGCCATCTCCGTCGCATATCCCATGCTCACGTCCGTTCCCCTCTTCATCGCCGGGGCCCATAGTGTCATCGCCTTTCCCTTTGTCTACCGCAGCATTGTTACCGCCCTGGCAAAAATCGACGGATCGTATCGAAGGGCCGCAATATCTCTTGGAGCAAGGCCTGCCAAGGCCTTTGCCGATATCGAATTGCCGATGCTGGAATCATCTCTCTTCTCTGCCGCTGCCTTTGCCTTCGCCCTATCGGTGGGAGAGATGAATGCAACCCTTACCCTTTCCGGCGGCAGCTTTCCCACTCTGCCCATTACCATCTATCGACTGATTGGTTCATATCAGTTTCATCGGGCAAGTGCCCTCGGTACGGTACTGATCGTGCTGTGTGCCGTCGCCTTTTTGCTACTTGATCGATCGACTCGCAAAAAAAAGGAGATGTGA
- a CDS encoding ABC transporter ATP-binding protein has protein sequence MKLIIEQLVKQFDDFSFEASFQADIGSFITLLGPSGGGKTTALQLISGLIPPDSGHIYFGDIELSRLEPWKRDIGFVFQDYALFPHMSVEENVAYGLQQRQGARQKKEEITDRVTQMLTLVGLEGFEKRKPETLSGGERQRVALARAIAPDPRLLLFDEPLSALDAPLRSRLREEIRELQKKLGITTIYVTHDRDEALSMSDLIVIMNEGRVIEQGAPRTLYRRPATLFTARFLGEGSTITWEGKNDFFRPENATLLLEPEDSALRGKMKSLRYLGGRALATIILADETEISAMVPEREIDAFEENKGKPVWVRIDKETLISVS, from the coding sequence GTGAAACTTATTATAGAGCAACTGGTAAAACAGTTCGATGATTTCTCTTTTGAAGCATCATTTCAGGCCGACATCGGCAGTTTCATCACCCTATTGGGGCCTTCGGGCGGGGGAAAAACAACGGCCCTACAACTGATATCGGGTCTGATTCCTCCGGATTCGGGACACATATACTTCGGCGACATCGAACTTTCGCGTCTCGAGCCGTGGAAAAGGGACATCGGTTTTGTTTTCCAGGATTATGCCCTTTTTCCTCACATGAGTGTTGAAGAAAACGTTGCCTATGGCCTACAGCAACGGCAGGGGGCGAGACAAAAGAAAGAGGAGATTACGGACAGAGTCACTCAAATGCTTACCCTGGTCGGTCTGGAGGGCTTTGAAAAGCGTAAACCGGAAACCCTTTCCGGAGGAGAGCGACAACGTGTTGCCTTGGCCCGCGCCATAGCACCGGATCCCCGTCTTCTCCTCTTCGATGAGCCCCTTTCTGCTCTGGATGCCCCTCTTCGCAGTCGGCTGAGGGAAGAAATACGGGAATTACAGAAAAAATTGGGAATTACGACAATCTACGTAACCCATGACCGGGATGAAGCGCTCTCTATGAGCGATTTGATCGTGATCATGAACGAAGGGAGGGTTATTGAGCAGGGCGCTCCCCGGACACTCTACAGAAGGCCGGCAACACTTTTTACGGCACGCTTTCTGGGAGAGGGATCAACCATCACCTGGGAAGGCAAAAACGATTTTTTTCGCCCGGAAAACGCCACGCTCCTTTTGGAACCGGAAGATTCCGCCCTTCGGGGGAAGATGAAAAGCCTCCGTTATCTTGGCGGACGAGCTTTGGCGACAATCATCCTGGCCGACGAGACAGAGATCAGCGCCATGGTGCCGGAACGGGAAATCGACGCCTTTGAAGAAAATAAAGGAAAGCCGGTATGGGTTCGGATCGACAAAGAGACCCTGATCAGCGTTTCATAG
- a CDS encoding GGDEF domain-containing response regulator, translated as MDDEIITVLVDQSEDRAEITTILEEEGYTVVSCEQPNELYELIGTGSVAVVILDQHVSDQAGDAVCGVIRRRFPGIPLQILLVAKAPNSVQDCLNSGGDDFVCKPILRLEFLTRIRASLIRERAQRDIYTERDFFRNAVRYEEELSNRILDQHLHLKEAFANIEKINQELETSNRRLEKIARFDILSGLLNRMSLFHAIDIEIERAVRTGRNLSGIMVDLDFFKMINDNHGHLAGDEAIRMVGKVLIQEMRRYDQAGRYGGEEFFVVLPDSNGEQALGIAERLRKKLESSPFFFDRKKISLTASFGVTTFRPGESREHWIGRADRAMYQAKQGGRNRVVLLV; from the coding sequence ATGGACGATGAGATCATTACTGTCCTGGTCGATCAATCGGAGGATCGGGCCGAAATTACCACAATCCTGGAAGAAGAAGGCTATACGGTAGTTTCATGCGAGCAGCCGAACGAACTCTATGAGTTGATTGGTACAGGATCGGTTGCCGTGGTCATCCTTGATCAGCATGTCTCCGACCAGGCGGGAGATGCCGTTTGCGGAGTAATCAGAAGGCGTTTTCCCGGCATACCGCTTCAAATATTATTGGTTGCAAAGGCCCCCAATTCCGTTCAGGACTGCTTAAATAGCGGAGGGGATGATTTCGTCTGCAAGCCCATCCTCCGTCTCGAATTTCTTACAAGAATTCGGGCCTCACTTATTCGGGAGCGGGCCCAGCGGGATATTTACACCGAACGGGATTTTTTTCGGAATGCCGTTCGCTATGAAGAGGAACTTTCCAATCGCATTCTTGACCAGCACCTTCATCTGAAGGAGGCCTTTGCCAATATCGAAAAAATAAATCAGGAACTGGAGACCTCGAATCGAAGACTTGAAAAAATCGCCCGTTTTGATATTCTCAGCGGCTTGTTGAACCGGATGAGCCTTTTTCATGCCATTGACATCGAAATAGAACGAGCGGTACGAACCGGACGCAACTTATCGGGAATCATGGTTGATCTCGATTTTTTCAAGATGATAAACGATAACCATGGGCATTTGGCAGGAGACGAGGCCATTCGGATGGTCGGTAAGGTACTGATTCAGGAGATGAGGCGATATGATCAGGCCGGTCGCTACGGGGGGGAAGAGTTTTTTGTTGTACTTCCCGACAGTAATGGAGAACAGGCATTAGGAATCGCCGAACGCCTTCGAAAGAAGCTTGAATCATCGCCCTTTTTTTTCGATAGAAAAAAAATATCGCTTACGGCCTCCTTTGGTGTTACCACCTTCAGACCGGGGGAGAGCCGTGAACACTGGATCGGCAGGGCCGACAGGGCAATGTATCAGGCAAAGCAGGGAGGGCGGAATAGGGTTGTTCTTCTGGTCTGA
- a CDS encoding P-loop NTPase, whose protein sequence is MGSTIAIASGKGGVGKTTVAVNLALQWAKQGLKVSIIDVDPLSDVASALDIAPEKLKAIPETIDSRLPLSDYVLDIFPRVKLLFPIAASQKGRNRDLKRYMDNGGAKEAEQGCDILILDLPAGTDEEENLAFLAFSQALLLVTNPDPLSHTAAGAYLRKAAALERRVPVLLWHNKYRGRESLNFDPRDLVGNYNHNVPEEERLDPSSFSLIHVAYLPPDPALDLLSGESAIEPLLLRSMESSCGLLLDAFIDEKVGHISSGARTTSVLKGFVYSLDIDTATDSTMVAKELFAYLAAYSGSKMDTPLVPEGTEIDLLAHFFHALFSDPFFLQIKKVLSLIRDASEAASERTAPFLRNRDERKRLVFEKEVTALLMRADLAAETISELGNPAGLLLFQFALFKLLASSSVRNLIESSVPKREEDNGQKERDRRRQISLLIEKSDHYHEKHVELVKQLLPVVSRQVKTMAKTFELEHLIFRSKTGSVHVQAYTQLTASFLHEAVNSGLGVIIGFRHRPAAEAFREGAERLLAFLSEI, encoded by the coding sequence ATGGGATCAACGATTGCAATTGCTTCCGGTAAAGGTGGGGTCGGTAAAACGACGGTTGCAGTAAACCTGGCACTTCAGTGGGCGAAACAAGGCCTAAAGGTTTCCATTATCGACGTCGATCCCCTTTCCGATGTGGCATCAGCCCTCGACATCGCCCCTGAAAAACTGAAGGCAATACCGGAAACAATTGACTCACGGCTGCCGTTATCGGACTACGTCCTGGATATCTTTCCCCGGGTAAAACTTCTTTTTCCCATCGCTGCTTCGCAAAAAGGACGAAACCGCGATCTCAAACGGTATATGGATAACGGAGGTGCAAAAGAGGCGGAGCAAGGGTGTGACATACTCATCCTCGATCTGCCTGCAGGAACGGATGAAGAAGAAAACCTTGCCTTTCTTGCCTTTTCCCAGGCACTGCTGCTTGTAACCAATCCCGATCCCCTTAGCCACACCGCGGCAGGAGCCTATCTGCGAAAAGCAGCGGCTCTTGAGCGCAGGGTTCCGGTCCTGCTTTGGCATAATAAATATCGGGGAAGAGAATCTCTCAATTTTGATCCCCGGGATCTGGTGGGCAATTACAATCATAATGTTCCGGAAGAGGAAAGGCTTGATCCCTCATCGTTCTCTCTGATCCATGTTGCCTACCTGCCGCCGGACCCGGCATTGGATCTTCTCTCGGGCGAAAGCGCCATTGAGCCGCTTCTCCTTCGCTCCATGGAAAGTAGCTGTGGCCTGTTGCTGGATGCCTTTATAGACGAAAAGGTGGGCCACATCTCCTCCGGTGCCAGAACGACATCGGTACTCAAGGGGTTCGTCTATTCTCTTGACATAGACACGGCCACCGACTCAACAATGGTAGCAAAAGAGCTTTTTGCATACCTTGCCGCATATTCGGGGAGCAAGATGGATACGCCCCTTGTACCGGAAGGTACTGAAATCGACCTTCTGGCACATTTTTTCCATGCCCTTTTTTCCGACCCCTTTTTTCTCCAGATAAAAAAGGTTCTATCCCTTATTCGGGATGCCTCAGAGGCGGCATCGGAACGGACAGCCCCCTTTCTTCGAAATAGAGACGAACGTAAACGGCTCGTATTTGAGAAAGAGGTTACCGCCCTTTTGATGCGTGCCGACCTTGCCGCCGAAACCATTTCGGAATTAGGCAATCCAGCGGGACTACTGCTCTTTCAATTTGCCCTTTTCAAGCTTCTTGCATCATCCTCAGTCAGGAATCTGATCGAATCCTCCGTACCAAAACGGGAAGAGGATAATGGACAAAAGGAACGGGACAGAAGAAGGCAAATTTCCCTCCTCATCGAAAAAAGCGACCATTATCACGAAAAACATGTCGAATTGGTAAAGCAGCTTCTTCCCGTGGTATCACGACAAGTAAAAACGATGGCAAAAACCTTCGAACTGGAACATTTGATCTTTCGGAGCAAAACAGGATCGGTCCACGTCCAGGCCTATACCCAGTTAACCGCCTCCTTTCTTCACGAGGCAGTTAACAGCGGCTTGGGCGTGATTATCGGTTTTCGTCACCGCCCTGCTGCAGAGGCTTTTCGTGAGGGAGCAGAACGGCTTCTCGCCTTCCTTTCAGAGATATAA